A window of Bacteroidota bacterium genomic DNA:
CTCTTTTGAATCAGCAGGAAAAAATAATTTCACTATTCTTTCTTCGGCCACACACCAAAAACCCATTCGAAGGCATCTTCCTCACAAACACTGGAAAATCCATCCCGTGCTATTTCCCTCCTCGCTGCAAAATGCTGCCTGGAATCTCCTTGGTCAAAAAATGATGAATTGAAATGAAAAAACTTGGCTTCTCTACCTTTCTTTTGCTCCTCACGGCTTGCACCTGCCTGTTTTCATTCGCCTGTCGAAACGACCGCAATGATTACGGGGATCAACACAATATTCCCGTCCGAATGGCTGCGTTTGCAGAAACAGAGGAATTTGAGCCGGCGCTCTCTTTACGCACCGGACTTGACAATCCGTATTATCTTGTCCCCAACCATGGCAATCAGGGCTACTATTATGTCGAGGCCAAAGCGGTCGCCTCCTCCGCAATGCGCACGACCAAACGTCTGCCGCTGAATCTCTCCCTTGTCATTGACCAGAGCGGTTCGATGGCAGGTGAAAAGTTGGTGTATGCCAAGCAAGCCGCCAAGCACGTGATTGACCAATTGTCACCGGAAGATTATGTCTCGATCGTGACCTACGGCACGACGGTCGAGGTACTTGCGACCTCCAACAAGGTCGGTGACAAGATGGTGCTCAGAAATCGTATCGATGCCATTCAGTCCATGGGTAGCACCAACTTGTCGGGCGGTATGATGGAGGGTTACGCGCAAGTCAAATCCACCTTTCACAGCGGATATGTGAACCGTGTTTTGATGCTCTCCGACGGGCAGGCCAATGTTGGCATTACTGACATCGCCACCTTGCAGAATATTGCGCGCAACCAAGTCAACCAAAACAACATCACGATCTCTACTTTTGGTATTGGCCTGGATTTCAACGAAAACCTGATGACAAGCATCTCAGAATTCGGCAGCGGCAACTACTATTTCATTCATCATCCCAGCGAAATAACCGGTATTTTCCAGAAGGAATTGTCTGGTTTGACCAACGTGGTGGCACAAAATACGGAGCTGCAAATCACATTGCCGGCAGGGGTTGCGCTGCAGCGCGTCTTTGGCTATCCCTACATTCAAAATGGTCAACAGATTACGGTCCAATTGCGCGATGTCTTTGCCGGGGAAACGAAAGGCGTTCTATTGA
This region includes:
- a CDS encoding VWA domain-containing protein — encoded protein: MKKLGFSTFLLLLTACTCLFSFACRNDRNDYGDQHNIPVRMAAFAETEEFEPALSLRTGLDNPYYLVPNHGNQGYYYVEAKAVASSAMRTTKRLPLNLSLVIDQSGSMAGEKLVYAKQAAKHVIDQLSPEDYVSIVTYGTTVEVLATSNKVGDKMVLRNRIDAIQSMGSTNLSGGMMEGYAQVKSTFHSGYVNRVLMLSDGQANVGITDIATLQNIARNQVNQNNITISTFGIGLDFNENLMTSISEFGSGNYYFIHHPSEITGIFQKELSGLTNVVAQNTELQITLPAGVALQRVFGYPYIQNGQQITVQLRDVFAGETKGVLLKFQVNANQFAHQFHAQVRYTDVLTPDLRARTHTASDVLTQTASIEQMGKSFNPTVKSQVVLFESNDNLEQAMRAVDSGQYEQARALVKANDSYLNDNIGYVKQSSELQTQMSNNASYQTQITNVEALSSQDIQLLQKSNKATNYEVRRKR